A DNA window from Parabacteroides johnsonii DSM 18315 contains the following coding sequences:
- a CDS encoding porin family protein — MRKNIVSICVLALLLVTFSVFGQEDRNKGIINSALIGLEYEVKAGFNIGGTAPIPLPVEIRDITGYNPTMAVAIEGNVTKWFDQEKKWGMRIGIRLDSKGMKTNAKVKNYGMEIIGEGGERIKGNWTGYVKTNVKNTYLSFPVLATHQFNRRFSMNLGPYFAYMLEGDFSGNVYDGYLREGDPTGNKVVFADGKNAPYDFSKNLRRFQWGAQLGAEWRAFKHLNVYADLTWGLNDIFQKDFDTITFAMYPIYLNVGFGYAF, encoded by the coding sequence ATGAGAAAGAATATTGTATCAATTTGTGTACTGGCCTTGTTGTTGGTAACGTTTTCGGTTTTTGGACAAGAAGACCGTAATAAGGGAATTATCAATTCTGCATTGATCGGTTTGGAGTATGAGGTAAAAGCCGGCTTTAACATAGGAGGAACGGCTCCGATACCTTTACCCGTCGAGATTCGTGATATAACGGGGTATAATCCTACTATGGCTGTTGCGATAGAAGGAAATGTGACAAAGTGGTTCGATCAAGAAAAGAAATGGGGAATGAGAATCGGTATTCGTTTGGATAGCAAAGGGATGAAAACGAATGCCAAAGTGAAAAACTATGGAATGGAAATTATCGGTGAAGGCGGCGAACGCATAAAAGGAAACTGGACGGGATATGTGAAGACGAATGTAAAGAATACATATCTGTCTTTTCCGGTTTTGGCTACTCATCAGTTTAATCGTCGCTTCAGTATGAATCTGGGACCGTATTTTGCGTATATGTTGGAGGGCGATTTTTCCGGAAACGTGTATGATGGTTATTTGCGCGAAGGTGATCCTACCGGTAATAAGGTCGTTTTTGCCGATGGAAAAAATGCCCCTTATGACTTCTCGAAAAACCTTCGCCGTTTCCAATGGGGTGCGCAGTTAGGTGCCGAATGGCGTGCTTTTAAACATTTGAATGTCTATGCAGACCTGACTTGGGGATTGAATGATATCTTTCAGAAAGATTTCGATACGATTACTTTCGCCATGTATCCGATTTACCTGAACGTCGGTTTCGGCTACGCTTTCTGA